The following are encoded in a window of Nilaparvata lugens isolate BPH chromosome 13, ASM1435652v1, whole genome shotgun sequence genomic DNA:
- the LOC120354070 gene encoding uncharacterized protein LOC120354070, whose product MSGNRCAFRKCYNSRAKVEGLKMLSFPRDTDKAKIWVNNSGNPELIELSPKSLGKKEICEQHFQQQDILPSGRLMRGAFPQVYCGCDSDPGPSTTIHSSSPASPRFNITLASPKKYPAKNLSFYHLHR is encoded by the exons atgtcggGAAATAGATGCGCATTTAGGAAATGTTACAACAGTCGTGCAaaagttgaaggattgaaaatGTTGTCCTTTCCCCGGGATACTGACAAAGCAAAGATCTGGGTGAACAACTCAG gGAATCCAGAACTGATAGAATTATCACCAAAATCACTTGGTAAAAAGGAGATATGCGAGCAGCATTTCCAACAGCAGGATATTTTACCCAGTGGACGTCTCATGAGAG GTGCCTTTCCGCAAGTCTATTGTGGCTGTGACAGTGATCCGGGCCCATCCACAACCATTCACTCATCTAGTCCAGCTTCTCCTCGTTTCAACATAACATTGGCGTCACCAAAGAAATATCCAGCAAAAAATCTGAGCTTCTACCATCTCCATCGGTGA
- the LOC120354069 gene encoding uncharacterized protein LOC120354069 — protein MVSNFPLLNKLRRSHQGSLADKYNEQVPMTCSEFYFGLDRKFDKLMSEYEEMDEESLSEEVILEFAELQIQFQTRIDSIKLVDTVPKPAVTTNELSINNFVKPQLQIPTFSGEPHEWNAFKNVFDAAVHTSKDYSSEAKYHLLTLYLSGDALTLVQNYANTTECYKAANDSLHKQYNNIRYQAYSLYNKFDTFVPSTTLAETLKKFSIELSSAKRSPFNMNLNQADFLITMMCIRKLPLSVCTKFEESLKMLKNP, from the coding sequence ATGGTGTCGAATTTTCCATTATTGAATAAGCTAAGAAGGTCTCACCAAGGTTCTCTAGCTGATAAGTACAATGAACAAGTACCTATGACttgtagtgaattttattttggtctggatagaaaatttgataaattaatgagtGAATATGAGGAAATGGATGAAGAGTCACTATCTGAGGAAGTAATCTTGGAGTTTGCTGAACTGCAAATCCAATTCCAAACCAGAATTGATAGTATCAAGCTTGTTGATACCGTTCCTAAACCTGCTGTTACCACTAATGAACtgtcaattaataattttgtgaaaCCTCAGTTGCAGATACCTACATTTTCAGGCGAACCTCATGAATGGAAtgctttcaaaaatgttttcgaTGCTGCTGTTCACACCAGTAAAGACTATTCCAGTGAGGCCAAATACCATCTTCTAACTTTATATTTAAGTGGTGATGCTTTGACCTTGGTTCAAAATTACGCCAACACCACTGAATGCTACAAAGCTGCCAATGACAGCttgcacaaacaatacaacaataTCCGGTATCAAGCATatagtttatataataaattcgaTACCTTTGTTCCTTCTACTACTCTggctgaaactttgaaaaaattttcTATCGAGCTCAGCTCAGCCAAACGATCGCCATTTAACATGAACCTGAACCAAGCTGATTTTTTGATTACCATGATGTGTATTCGCAAATTACCGCTTTCTGTCTGCACCAAATTTGAAGAATCCTTAAAAATGCTTAAAAATCCTTAG